A single Leptospira biflexa serovar Patoc strain 'Patoc 1 (Paris)' DNA region contains:
- a CDS encoding ExbD/TolR family protein, whose protein sequence is MKVRKPKQESSIDISSLIDVLFILLIFLMLAVSFTEPTSNISLDLPKSKTNQFGNETHTIKIQIKSNGELYQNDTKMDIQTLSNTLEINSDPNSSVSLEVEQHTEFGTFVAVTDILKSKQYQKIDIKTKKE, encoded by the coding sequence ATGAAAGTCAGAAAACCAAAACAAGAATCATCCATTGATATCAGTAGTTTGATTGATGTTTTGTTTATTCTTCTCATCTTTCTAATGTTAGCTGTTTCATTCACTGAACCAACATCCAATATTTCATTGGATTTACCAAAATCAAAAACAAATCAATTTGGTAATGAAACTCATACGATCAAAATCCAAATCAAATCGAATGGTGAATTGTATCAAAATGATACTAAAATGGATATTCAAACATTATCAAACACCTTAGAGATTAATTCTGATCCAAATTCGAGCGTGAGCCTGGAAGTGGAGCAACATACCGAGTTCGGGACCTTCGTTGCGGTAACAGATATTTTAAAATCAAAACAATACCAAAAAATTGACATCAAAACGAAAAAAGAATGA
- a CDS encoding MotA/TolQ/ExbB proton channel family protein, translated as MGFRNLERKETRKTYFPNLPNEEELDLFFSPLERIASWFPTIASLSMLLGLLGTVIGINTAFGEMEAQGKVSLEILAGGIKDALNTTIVGLLVAIPSLFFHRVIENKIRYISELIIKDHTKLQ; from the coding sequence TTGGGTTTTCGTAATTTGGAACGGAAGGAAACAAGAAAAACCTATTTCCCCAATCTGCCAAATGAAGAAGAATTGGATTTGTTTTTTTCTCCATTAGAACGAATCGCTAGCTGGTTTCCCACCATTGCTTCCTTATCCATGTTACTCGGATTACTCGGAACTGTGATTGGGATCAACACCGCCTTTGGTGAAATGGAAGCGCAAGGGAAGGTAAGTTTAGAGATACTTGCGGGTGGAATCAAAGATGCATTGAACACTACCATTGTTGGATTACTTGTCGCTATCCCTTCATTGTTTTTTCACAGAGTGATTGAAAACAAAATTCGATACATCTCTGAATTGATCATCAAAGACCATACCAAACTCCAATGA
- a CDS encoding ubiquinone/menaquinone biosynthesis methyltransferase: protein MNQYKLPSQEKKPEYVRKNFDGIAKAYDRFNDWNSFFLHRLWKDWVVKEAKKAVPGAKSALDLCCGTGDITSRLSQDPNLETVVGLDFSEQMLSFAFPKVNGKSHVNLLVGDAMDLKQFKNESFDIVTMGFGLRNVSDLNKCLLEIKRVLKKGGVFVNLDVGRVRPKFLKFFADVYFFQIVPLFGYLLYGKQNEMFDYLPHSSKSYPDQETLAQILTDLGFQEVRFQNFVFGNAVAHVAKKGL from the coding sequence ATGAACCAATACAAACTGCCTTCCCAAGAAAAGAAACCGGAATATGTAAGAAAGAACTTTGATGGGATCGCCAAAGCCTATGACAGATTCAATGATTGGAATAGTTTTTTCCTCCATCGCCTGTGGAAAGATTGGGTGGTAAAAGAAGCCAAAAAAGCCGTCCCTGGGGCAAAATCGGCGCTTGATCTTTGTTGTGGCACAGGAGACATCACATCCCGGCTCTCTCAAGATCCAAATTTAGAAACCGTAGTTGGACTTGATTTTTCTGAACAAATGTTGTCATTTGCCTTCCCCAAGGTGAATGGGAAAAGTCATGTCAACCTCCTTGTGGGAGACGCCATGGACTTAAAACAATTTAAGAACGAAAGTTTTGACATCGTGACCATGGGTTTTGGCCTTCGGAATGTCTCTGATTTAAACAAATGCCTATTAGAAATCAAACGAGTGTTAAAGAAAGGGGGAGTGTTTGTGAACTTGGATGTCGGGCGAGTGAGGCCAAAATTCCTTAAATTCTTTGCTGATGTTTACTTTTTCCAAATTGTCCCGCTCTTTGGGTATTTACTTTACGGAAAACAAAACGAAATGTTTGATTACCTACCTCATTCTTCCAAAAGTTACCCTGACCAAGAAACTCTGGCTCAAATATTAACAGACTTGGGTTTCCAAGAAGTCCGATTTCAGAATTTTGTGTTTGGAAATGCAGTGGCTCATGTCGCCAAAAAGGGTCTTTGA